One Microbacterium esteraromaticum genomic window carries:
- a CDS encoding glutaredoxin domain-containing protein has translation MSIPASDTITMFGAEWCGDCRRTKKQLDELGIEYTYIDLVADPAAADVAKEISGRMNIPVVVYPDASHHVEPSNADVETKLRELALI, from the coding sequence ATGAGCATCCCTGCATCCGACACCATCACCATGTTCGGCGCCGAGTGGTGCGGCGACTGCCGCCGCACCAAGAAGCAGCTCGACGAGCTGGGCATCGAGTACACGTACATCGACCTGGTCGCCGATCCCGCCGCCGCCGACGTCGCCAAGGAGATCTCTGGCCGCATGAACATCCCGGTCGTCGTCTACCCCGATGCGAGCCACCACGTCGAGCCGAGCAACGCCGACGTCGAGACCAAGCTGCGCGAGCTCGCGCTGATCTGA